In Sagittula stellata E-37, the following are encoded in one genomic region:
- a CDS encoding ABC transporter substrate-binding protein, with product MTKTLKGALLLSVLGTGAWAQDVTLTIESWRNDDLKIWQDEIIPAFEAEHPGIKLNFTPSAPAEYNAILNSKLDAGSAGDIITCRPFDASLALYEGGKLADLSDLEGMSNFSDVAKSAWVTDDGEHPFCVPMGAVIHGFIYNKEIFEELGLEEPTTVAEFYDVLDKIKEDGTYTPMAMGTNDQWEAATMGYQNIGPTYWKGEEGRTALISGDAKLNDPQFTEVFTELAKWGDYLGDGFEAQTYPDSQNVFTLGRAAIYPAGSWEVSGFNNLADFEMGAFPPPVAAEGDTCYISDHTDIGIGMNAATEHPEEAKTFLNWVASPEFSKIFANALPGFYPLASEPVEITDPLAAEFASWRDQCESTIRSSYQILSRGTPNLENELWNASAAVIKGTETPEEAANRLQEGLASWYENQQ from the coding sequence ATGACGAAGACACTCAAAGGCGCCCTCCTGCTCAGCGTGCTCGGCACCGGCGCATGGGCGCAGGACGTCACGCTGACCATCGAGAGCTGGCGCAACGACGACCTGAAGATCTGGCAGGACGAAATCATCCCGGCCTTCGAGGCCGAGCATCCCGGCATCAAGCTGAACTTCACCCCCTCCGCCCCGGCGGAATATAACGCCATCCTGAACTCCAAGCTGGATGCGGGATCGGCCGGCGACATCATCACCTGCCGCCCCTTCGACGCGTCGCTTGCGCTGTACGAAGGCGGCAAGCTGGCCGACCTGTCGGACCTCGAAGGCATGTCGAACTTCTCCGACGTGGCCAAATCCGCGTGGGTCACCGACGACGGCGAACATCCCTTCTGCGTGCCGATGGGCGCCGTGATCCACGGCTTCATCTACAACAAGGAGATCTTCGAGGAGCTGGGTCTGGAAGAGCCGACCACCGTGGCGGAATTCTACGACGTCCTGGACAAGATCAAGGAAGACGGCACCTACACCCCGATGGCGATGGGCACCAACGACCAGTGGGAAGCCGCGACCATGGGCTACCAGAACATCGGCCCGACCTACTGGAAGGGTGAGGAAGGCCGCACTGCGCTGATCTCGGGCGACGCAAAGCTGAACGACCCGCAGTTCACCGAGGTCTTCACCGAACTGGCGAAGTGGGGCGACTACCTCGGCGACGGTTTCGAGGCGCAGACCTACCCCGACAGCCAGAACGTCTTTACCCTTGGCCGCGCCGCGATCTATCCGGCGGGTTCGTGGGAAGTGTCGGGCTTCAACAACCTCGCCGACTTCGAGATGGGGGCCTTCCCGCCGCCGGTCGCAGCCGAAGGCGACACCTGCTACATCTCCGACCACACCGACATCGGCATCGGCATGAACGCCGCGACCGAACACCCGGAAGAGGCCAAGACCTTCCTGAACTGGGTGGCGTCGCCGGAATTCTCCAAGATCTTCGCCAACGCGCTGCCGGGCTTCTACCCGCTGGCCTCCGAACCGGTAGAGATCACCGACCCGCTGGCGGCAGAGTTCGCAAGCTGGCGCGACCAGTGCGAAAGCACGATCCGGTCCTCCTACCAGATCCTGTCGCGCGGCACGCCGAACCTCGAAAACGAGCTGTGGAACGCCTCCGCCGCCGTGATCAAGGGTACGGAGACGCCGGAAGAGGCGGCCAACCGTCTCCAGGAAGGCCTGGCCTCCTGGTACGAGAACCAGCAGTAA
- a CDS encoding carbohydrate ABC transporter permease, with protein sequence MGRIRWHVVVFLAPAVLVYTAVMIFPLFDTLRLALFNAEDKARIFVGLANFKRLFLDPIWSEQFWNALANNFWFFLIHMLVQNPIGIALAALLSSPKLRFAALYRTAIFVPTILSFVIVGFAWKLILSPIWGIAPSMLDAVGLKSLFAPWLGKEEYALTTLALISVWQFVGIPMMLIYAALLSIPEEILEAGEVDGITGLSAFWKIKLPLILPSIGIISILTFVGNFNAFDLIYAAQGALAGPDFSTDILGTFMYRTFFGFQLQLGDPYMGSAIASAMFGIILIGVCIYLFGIQRRLRHYQF encoded by the coding sequence ATGGGCCGCATCCGATGGCATGTCGTCGTGTTCCTCGCCCCAGCGGTGCTGGTCTACACGGCCGTGATGATCTTCCCGCTGTTCGACACCCTGCGCCTGGCGCTGTTCAACGCCGAGGACAAGGCGCGCATCTTCGTCGGGCTCGCCAATTTCAAGCGCCTGTTCCTTGACCCGATCTGGTCCGAACAGTTCTGGAACGCGCTGGCGAACAACTTCTGGTTCTTCCTGATCCACATGCTGGTGCAGAACCCCATCGGCATTGCGCTGGCGGCCCTGCTGTCCTCGCCGAAACTGCGGTTCGCCGCGCTTTATCGCACCGCGATCTTCGTCCCCACCATCCTCAGCTTCGTCATCGTCGGCTTCGCGTGGAAGCTGATCCTCTCGCCGATCTGGGGCATCGCTCCGTCGATGCTGGACGCCGTCGGGCTGAAGTCGCTGTTCGCACCGTGGCTGGGCAAGGAGGAATACGCCCTGACCACGCTGGCGCTGATCTCCGTCTGGCAGTTCGTCGGCATCCCGATGATGCTGATCTACGCCGCCCTCCTGTCGATCCCCGAAGAGATCCTGGAGGCGGGCGAGGTCGACGGCATCACCGGCCTCTCGGCCTTCTGGAAGATCAAGCTGCCGCTGATCCTGCCCTCGATCGGGATCATCTCGATCCTGACATTCGTCGGCAACTTCAACGCCTTCGACCTGATCTATGCCGCACAGGGCGCACTTGCCGGGCCGGACTTCTCCACCGACATCCTTGGCACCTTCATGTACCGCACCTTCTTCGGATTCCAGTTGCAGCTTGGCGATCCCTACATGGGGTCCGCCATCGCCTCCGCGATGTTCGGGATCATCCTGATCGGGGTCTGCATCTACCTGTTCGGCATCCAGCGGCGCCTGCGCCACTACCAGTTCTGA
- a CDS encoding dipeptidase: MTNFPVFDGHNDLVLRLLRGDVTAQGVAEGLDSGHIDKPRAVKGGFGGGFFAIFVPSPGNKAVRYEEMVKPEYDIPLPDPVPENEALDWTTRGFDALDDLAAAGAVTLCRTADDIAAALPKPEMAAVAHIEGAEAVDRDFARLHEWHARGLRSLGPVWSRPTVWGDGVPFRFPSSPDTGPGLTGAGKALVRECNALKIMIDLSHLNEKGMDDVAAISDAPLVATHSNAHAISPHARNLTDRQLHMIRESDGMVGINFASAFLRPDGRMESDFGLDIMLRHFDHLVETLGEDRVGLGSDFDGALVPDPIRDIAGLPNLLAALKDHGVDDDLMARVTHRNWLRVLRKTWSN; the protein is encoded by the coding sequence ATGACCAACTTCCCGGTCTTCGACGGCCACAACGATCTGGTGCTGCGCCTGTTGCGCGGCGACGTCACGGCGCAAGGGGTGGCCGAGGGCCTCGACAGCGGCCACATCGACAAGCCCCGCGCGGTCAAGGGCGGCTTCGGCGGCGGCTTCTTCGCGATCTTCGTCCCCTCCCCCGGCAACAAGGCCGTGCGCTACGAAGAGATGGTGAAGCCGGAATACGACATTCCCCTGCCCGACCCGGTGCCGGAGAACGAGGCGCTCGACTGGACGACTCGCGGCTTCGATGCGCTCGACGACCTCGCCGCGGCAGGCGCCGTGACGCTTTGCCGGACCGCCGACGACATCGCGGCCGCCCTGCCTAAGCCCGAAATGGCCGCCGTCGCCCACATCGAAGGCGCGGAGGCCGTCGACCGCGACTTTGCCCGCCTGCACGAATGGCACGCGCGGGGCCTGCGCTCCCTCGGGCCGGTCTGGAGCAGGCCCACCGTCTGGGGCGACGGCGTCCCCTTCCGCTTCCCCTCGTCGCCCGACACGGGCCCCGGCCTGACCGGCGCCGGCAAAGCGCTGGTGCGCGAGTGCAACGCGTTGAAGATCATGATCGACCTGTCGCACCTGAACGAGAAGGGCATGGACGACGTGGCCGCGATCAGCGACGCGCCGCTGGTCGCGACGCATTCCAACGCCCACGCCATCTCGCCGCATGCCCGCAACCTCACCGACCGGCAGCTTCACATGATCCGTGAAAGTGACGGAATGGTGGGCATCAACTTCGCCAGCGCATTTCTCAGGCCCGACGGCCGCATGGAGTCGGACTTCGGGCTTGACATAATGCTCCGACATTTTGACCATTTGGTCGAAACCCTGGGCGAGGATCGCGTCGGCCTGGGATCGGACTTCGACGGCGCGCTTGTGCCCGACCCGATCCGCGACATCGCAGGGCTGCCCAATCTTCTGGCAGCGCTGAAGGACCACGGCGTCGACGACGATCTCATGGCCAGGGTGACGCACCGGAACTGGTTGCGAGTCCTGCGCAAGACATGGAGCAACTGA
- a CDS encoding ABC transporter permease: MTDTTLRAWLLSDEPTSRRQARFSSWYKGWLTFRSNPLAMLGLIVLVVLILAAIFAPLLATDDPFAQDLGARLLAPGEQGHIFGTDSLGRDIYSRLLYGARISLYIVLLVAMVAPLVGLIMGTVSGYAGGWVDVILMRITDIFLAFPRLILALAFVAALGAGIENAVLAISLTAWPPYARIARAETLTIRNSDYIHAVRLQGAGPFRIVTKHIWPLCISSLVIRVTLDMAGIILTAAGLGFLGLGAQPPSPEWGAMISEGRKYILDYWWVATIPGIAIFAISLAFNLLGDGLRDVLDPKEGNT; the protein is encoded by the coding sequence ATGACCGACACGACCCTCCGCGCATGGCTCCTGAGCGACGAGCCGACCTCCCGCCGGCAGGCCCGCTTCTCGTCGTGGTACAAGGGCTGGCTGACCTTCCGGTCGAACCCGCTGGCGATGCTGGGCCTGATCGTGCTGGTGGTGCTGATCCTCGCCGCGATCTTCGCACCGCTGCTGGCGACGGACGATCCCTTTGCCCAGGACCTCGGCGCGCGCCTGCTTGCACCCGGAGAGCAGGGCCACATCTTCGGCACCGACAGCCTGGGCCGCGACATCTATTCCCGCCTGCTCTACGGCGCGCGGATCTCGCTCTACATCGTGCTGCTCGTCGCCATGGTGGCGCCGCTCGTCGGGCTGATCATGGGCACCGTTTCGGGCTATGCGGGCGGCTGGGTGGACGTGATCCTGATGCGGATCACCGACATCTTCCTCGCCTTCCCGCGGCTGATCCTCGCGCTGGCTTTCGTCGCCGCCCTCGGCGCAGGGATCGAGAACGCGGTGCTGGCGATCTCGCTCACCGCCTGGCCGCCCTACGCCCGCATTGCCCGGGCCGAAACGCTGACCATCCGCAACTCCGACTACATCCACGCCGTCCGCCTGCAGGGCGCGGGACCGTTCCGCATCGTCACCAAACACATCTGGCCGCTCTGCATCTCGTCGCTGGTGATCCGGGTGACGCTCGACATGGCGGGCATCATCCTGACCGCCGCAGGTCTGGGCTTCCTCGGGCTCGGCGCGCAGCCGCCCTCGCCGGAATGGGGGGCGATGATCTCCGAAGGGCGCAAGTACATCCTCGATTACTGGTGGGTCGCCACGATCCCCGGCATCGCGATCTTCGCCATCTCGCTCGCCTTCAACCTGCTGGGCGACGGCCTGCGCGACGTGCTCGACCCGAAGGAGGGCAACACATGA
- a CDS encoding ABC transporter ATP-binding protein — protein sequence MTALILENVNKSFGKTHVLKDINLTVEDGEFVVFVGPSGCGKSTLLRVIAGLEEATSGTVSIGGEQVNGTPPAKRGIAMVFQSYALYPHLTVKDNMGLGLKQDGAPKDQVAQQVAKAAHMLDLEPYLSRRPAELSGGQRQRVAIGRAIVRDPRLFLFDEPLSNLDAALRMNTRVEIAALHRSLAASMIYVTHDQIEAMTLADRIVVLRDGRIEQVGSPMELYNNPANRFVAGFLGAPSMNFVENAPGLNAGEVLGVRPEYLRPDPNGRLKGTVTHVERLGGDTNLLVRAPDGQTFTVRLFGQDMTEVGEDVAFGYDDARTFRFDAEGRRL from the coding sequence ATGACCGCCCTGATCCTCGAAAACGTCAACAAGTCCTTCGGCAAGACCCACGTGCTGAAGGACATCAACCTGACCGTGGAGGATGGCGAATTCGTCGTCTTCGTCGGTCCGTCCGGTTGCGGCAAGTCCACCCTGCTCCGCGTCATCGCCGGGCTGGAGGAGGCCACCTCTGGCACCGTTTCCATCGGCGGAGAACAGGTGAACGGCACGCCCCCCGCCAAGCGCGGCATCGCCATGGTCTTCCAGAGCTACGCGCTCTACCCGCACCTGACCGTCAAGGACAACATGGGGTTGGGGCTGAAACAGGACGGCGCGCCGAAGGACCAGGTGGCGCAGCAGGTCGCCAAGGCGGCGCACATGCTGGACCTCGAACCCTATCTCTCGCGCCGCCCCGCCGAGCTGTCGGGCGGCCAGCGCCAGCGCGTCGCCATCGGTCGTGCCATCGTGCGCGATCCGCGGCTGTTCCTGTTCGACGAACCGCTCTCGAACCTCGACGCGGCGCTCAGGATGAACACGCGGGTCGAGATCGCCGCCCTGCACCGCTCCCTCGCCGCGTCGATGATCTACGTCACCCACGACCAGATCGAGGCGATGACCCTCGCCGACCGAATCGTCGTGCTGCGCGATGGCCGGATCGAGCAGGTCGGCTCGCCCATGGAGCTCTACAACAACCCCGCCAACCGCTTTGTCGCGGGATTCCTCGGCGCGCCGTCGATGAACTTCGTCGAGAACGCGCCGGGCCTGAACGCGGGCGAGGTGCTGGGCGTGCGCCCCGAATACCTGCGCCCCGATCCGAACGGACGGCTGAAAGGCACCGTCACCCATGTCGAACGGCTGGGCGGCGACACCAACCTGCTGGTGCGCGCGCCCGACGGCCAGACCTTCACCGTGCGCCTGTTCGGACAGGACATGACGGAAGTGGGCGAGGACGTAGCCTTCGGCTACGACGACGCCCGCACCTTCCGTTTCGACGCGGAGGGCCGCCGCCTGTGA
- a CDS encoding GNAT family N-acetyltransferase, which yields MTLTIRPATRADLPTLIALYADDGLGKNRDGGAVDDAYLQAFEAIDKDPNHVLAVGEEGQEIVATLLLSFLPGLSRHGAWRAQIEAMRVSSARRGEGLGRKMLEWAVAEAKRRNCRLLQLTSDRQRDDAHRFYERAGFTPSHLGFKMTLETE from the coding sequence GTGACCCTGACGATCCGCCCCGCCACCCGCGCCGATCTTCCAACGCTCATCGCGCTCTATGCCGACGACGGACTGGGCAAGAACCGCGACGGGGGCGCGGTGGACGACGCCTACCTTCAGGCCTTCGAAGCAATCGACAAGGACCCCAACCACGTGCTTGCCGTGGGCGAAGAGGGGCAGGAAATCGTGGCCACCCTCCTCCTGTCCTTCCTCCCCGGCCTGTCGCGGCACGGCGCATGGCGCGCCCAGATCGAGGCGATGCGCGTCTCCTCCGCCCGGCGCGGTGAGGGCCTTGGCCGCAAGATGCTCGAATGGGCGGTTGCAGAAGCGAAACGCCGGAATTGTCGTCTCTTGCAGTTGACGTCCGACCGTCAAAGGGACGACGCTCATCGCTTCTACGAGCGTGCGGGCTTCACGCCCTCGCACCTCGGTTTCAAAATGACACTGGAGACAGAATGA
- a CDS encoding carbohydrate ABC transporter permease — translation MSTRRITPNLFAMHGALILYVLIALFPVFVIVVNSFKSRRAIFREPLALPNGDSFSLVGYETVLKQGDFFLYFQNSFVVTVASLFFILLFGAMAAFALAEYRFKGSTVMALYLALGIMIPIRIGTVAILEMMVSTGLVNTLWALILVYTAQGLPLAVFILSEFMKGVSDDLKNAGRIDGLSEYAIFFRLVLPLVRPALATVAVFNMIPIWNDLWFPLILAPAEEVKTLTLGSQVFIGQFVTDWNAVLSALSMAILPVMVLYVIFSRQLIRGITSGAVK, via the coding sequence ATGTCCACACGCCGCATCACCCCGAACCTGTTCGCCATGCACGGCGCGCTGATCCTCTACGTTCTGATCGCGCTGTTTCCGGTCTTCGTGATCGTCGTCAACAGCTTCAAGAGCCGCCGCGCCATTTTCCGCGAACCGCTGGCGCTGCCCAACGGCGACAGCTTCTCGCTGGTGGGTTACGAGACGGTGCTCAAGCAGGGCGACTTCTTCCTCTACTTCCAGAACTCCTTTGTCGTCACAGTGGCGTCGCTGTTCTTCATCCTGCTTTTCGGGGCCATGGCCGCCTTCGCGCTGGCCGAGTACCGCTTCAAGGGCAGCACGGTCATGGCGCTTTACCTCGCGCTGGGGATCATGATCCCGATCCGCATCGGCACCGTCGCCATCCTGGAAATGATGGTCTCCACCGGGCTGGTGAACACGCTTTGGGCGCTGATCCTCGTCTATACCGCGCAGGGGCTGCCGCTCGCCGTCTTCATCCTGTCGGAGTTCATGAAGGGCGTTTCCGACGACCTCAAGAACGCGGGCCGGATCGACGGGCTCAGCGAATACGCGATCTTCTTCCGCCTCGTGCTGCCGCTGGTCCGTCCGGCGCTCGCCACCGTGGCGGTGTTCAACATGATCCCGATCTGGAACGACCTCTGGTTCCCGCTCATCCTCGCCCCGGCGGAGGAGGTGAAGACCCTCACGCTCGGCAGCCAGGTCTTCATCGGGCAGTTCGTGACCGACTGGAACGCGGTGCTCTCCGCGCTTTCGATGGCGATCCTGCCGGTCATGGTCCTTTACGTCATCTTCTCGCGGCAACTGATCCGCGGCATCACCTCAGGGGCCGTCAAATGA
- a CDS encoding ABC transporter substrate-binding protein — protein sequence MKTNFTAAVVAAIVALGTAAPVMAETPPNMLVIANRIDDIKTFDPAESFEFAGADVSRNVYEKLVNFDPLDLDAGYMPQLAESWEISEDGKTITFTMAEGHVFSSGNPVTAKDAEFSLRRAVLLDKTPSFILTQFGFTADNVEETIKATDDKTLVLTLDKPYALSFVLNCLTATIGGIVDMETAMANEADGDMGSEWLRTNTSGSGPYKVVDWKPNESVLMDLNPNYHGEKPAMERVIVQHIQESATQRLQLERGDIDVARNLSPEDVAGLADVEGVKVVDELRGRLMYWSANQKVEMLTDPKVLDALKYAVDYDGMSGSFLNGQYTVHQAFLPLTFLGALEDKPYSFDMDAAKAAMAESGFPDCGPIKISVRDAQERLDIAQSLQNTWGQLGCDVELIVGTGAQTLDRYRAREHDIYLGAWGPDYPDPNTNAGTFALNPDNADEAGNTGYLAWRNAWDPGAMNDETLAAVVENDTDKRREMYLELQREHQKVSPFGVMFQQIEQNGMGASVENFVAGGATTAVSYWVITK from the coding sequence ATGAAAACCAACTTCACGGCGGCCGTGGTGGCCGCGATCGTGGCCTTGGGCACAGCCGCCCCGGTCATGGCGGAAACCCCGCCGAACATGCTGGTGATCGCGAACCGCATCGACGACATCAAAACCTTCGATCCGGCGGAAAGCTTCGAGTTCGCGGGCGCCGACGTGTCGCGCAACGTCTACGAAAAGCTGGTGAACTTCGATCCGCTCGACCTCGACGCCGGCTACATGCCGCAGCTTGCCGAAAGCTGGGAGATCTCCGAAGACGGCAAGACCATCACCTTCACCATGGCCGAGGGGCACGTGTTCTCGTCCGGCAACCCGGTGACGGCCAAGGACGCGGAATTCTCGCTCCGCCGCGCGGTGCTGCTCGACAAGACGCCCTCGTTCATCCTGACGCAGTTCGGCTTTACCGCCGATAACGTCGAGGAGACCATCAAGGCGACCGACGACAAGACGCTCGTCCTGACCCTGGACAAGCCCTACGCGCTGTCCTTCGTGCTGAACTGCCTGACCGCCACCATCGGTGGCATCGTCGACATGGAAACCGCCATGGCCAACGAGGCCGACGGTGACATGGGCAGCGAATGGCTGCGCACCAACACCTCAGGTTCCGGCCCCTACAAGGTCGTGGACTGGAAGCCGAACGAAAGCGTCCTGATGGACCTCAACCCCAACTATCACGGCGAGAAGCCGGCGATGGAGCGGGTGATCGTCCAGCACATCCAGGAATCCGCCACCCAGCGGCTTCAGCTCGAACGCGGCGACATCGACGTTGCCCGCAACCTCTCGCCCGAGGACGTGGCGGGCCTGGCCGATGTCGAGGGCGTCAAGGTCGTCGACGAACTGCGTGGCCGCCTGATGTACTGGTCCGCGAACCAGAAGGTCGAGATGCTGACAGACCCGAAAGTGCTGGACGCGCTCAAGTACGCCGTCGACTACGACGGCATGTCCGGCTCCTTCCTGAATGGCCAGTACACCGTGCACCAGGCCTTCCTGCCGCTGACTTTCCTCGGCGCGCTGGAAGACAAGCCCTACAGCTTCGACATGGACGCCGCCAAGGCCGCCATGGCGGAATCCGGCTTCCCGGACTGCGGACCGATCAAGATCTCCGTGCGCGACGCGCAGGAACGTCTGGATATCGCGCAATCGCTGCAGAACACCTGGGGCCAGCTCGGCTGCGACGTGGAACTGATCGTCGGCACCGGTGCGCAGACGCTCGACCGCTACCGCGCGCGCGAGCATGACATCTACCTCGGCGCCTGGGGCCCGGACTATCCGGACCCGAACACCAACGCCGGCACCTTCGCCCTGAACCCCGACAACGCCGACGAGGCCGGCAACACCGGCTACCTCGCATGGCGGAACGCCTGGGATCCGGGCGCGATGAATGACGAGACTCTGGCCGCCGTCGTCGAGAACGACACCGACAAACGCCGCGAGATGTATCTCGAACTTCAGCGCGAGCACCAGAAGGTCAGCCCCTTCGGCGTGATGTTCCAGCAGATCGAACAGAACGGCATGGGCGCGAGCGTCGAGAACTTCGTCGCAGGCGGCGCGACCACCGCGGTCTCTTACTGGGTCATCACCAAGTAA
- a CDS encoding ABC transporter permease has protein sequence MPSFPPWAKKTLGTVATVAATILGLLFVTFMIGRVMPIDPVLAVIGERATQAQYNATYLELGLDKPLLVQFGIYVNDVLHGDLGRSIRTGQEVTTDIARVFPATLELATLGTLLGVVLGVPLGVIAAVKRGSWIDQLARFVGLIGYSMPIFWLGLVGLLVFYGILGWVAGPGRLGIFYQGIVEPITGMLLIDSALRGEWTVFKDAFSHIILPASLLGYYSMAYISRMTRSFMLEQLNSEYVTTARVKGLSERKVIWGHAFRNIRIQLVTVIALAYANLLEGSVLTEIIFAWPGIGQYITTSLLANDMNSVLGGTIVIGTIFVGINIFSDLLYRFFDPRAK, from the coding sequence ATGCCGTCCTTCCCCCCATGGGCCAAGAAGACCCTGGGGACCGTAGCCACCGTTGCCGCGACCATCCTCGGTCTGCTCTTCGTGACCTTCATGATCGGCCGGGTGATGCCGATCGACCCCGTTCTGGCCGTCATCGGCGAACGGGCGACACAGGCGCAATACAACGCCACCTATCTCGAACTCGGACTCGACAAGCCGCTGCTGGTGCAGTTCGGCATCTACGTGAACGACGTGCTGCACGGCGACCTCGGACGGTCGATCCGCACCGGGCAGGAAGTCACCACCGACATCGCCCGCGTCTTTCCCGCGACACTGGAACTGGCCACACTCGGCACGCTGCTCGGCGTCGTGCTCGGCGTGCCGCTGGGGGTCATCGCCGCCGTCAAGCGCGGAAGCTGGATCGACCAGCTCGCCCGGTTCGTCGGCCTCATCGGGTATTCCATGCCGATCTTCTGGCTGGGCCTCGTCGGCCTTCTGGTGTTCTACGGCATCCTGGGCTGGGTCGCGGGCCCCGGACGGCTCGGCATCTTCTACCAGGGCATCGTCGAACCGATCACCGGCATGCTGCTGATCGACTCGGCGCTACGCGGCGAATGGACCGTGTTCAAGGACGCCTTTTCGCACATCATCCTGCCCGCCTCGCTGCTGGGCTACTACTCCATGGCCTACATCAGCCGCATGACCCGATCCTTCATGCTGGAGCAACTGAACTCCGAATACGTGACCACCGCCCGCGTGAAGGGCCTGTCCGAACGCAAGGTGATCTGGGGCCATGCCTTCCGCAACATCCGCATCCAGCTGGTGACGGTGATCGCTCTGGCCTACGCCAATCTGCTCGAAGGCTCCGTGCTGACGGAAATCATCTTCGCCTGGCCCGGCATCGGCCAGTACATCACCACCTCGCTGCTCGCCAACGACATGAACTCCGTGCTCGGCGGCACCATCGTGATCGGCACCATCTTCGTGGGCATCAACATCTTCTCCGACCTGCTCTACCGCTTCTTCGATCCGAGGGCCAAATGA
- a CDS encoding Gfo/Idh/MocA family protein — MKVLIAGLGNMGFSHTMAHHAHPDSEIVGIVKRSPDADPRLPYPVFTDFHAALADTQPDLVVVATYTDTHAEYAIAAMEAGAHVFVEKPLALTVTDARRVTETATRLNRKLVVGYILRHHPSWVRLIDEAKALGGPYVFRLNLNQQSEGATWDTHKALMQTTSPIVDCGVHYVDVMCQICGSRPVQVTGIGLRLSDEIPEDMYNYGQLQVRFEDGSVGWYEAGWGPMMSETAFFVKDVVSPNGAVSIKDADKGDSDSVDGHTRVGALLVHRPGDDRLIDLPDEPGHQQLCDAEQAFLIEAIRNDTDLTRHMQEAVDSLAICLAADLSIRTGQPVRPGDVT; from the coding sequence ATGAAGGTACTCATCGCGGGCCTCGGCAACATGGGTTTCTCCCATACCATGGCCCATCACGCACACCCGGACAGCGAGATCGTCGGCATCGTCAAACGCTCGCCCGACGCCGATCCCCGCCTGCCCTACCCGGTGTTCACCGACTTCCACGCCGCCCTCGCGGACACGCAGCCGGATCTCGTGGTCGTCGCCACCTACACCGACACGCACGCCGAATACGCCATCGCCGCGATGGAGGCGGGCGCCCATGTCTTCGTCGAGAAACCGCTGGCCCTGACCGTCACCGACGCCCGCCGCGTGACCGAAACGGCGACCCGCCTGAACCGCAAGCTGGTCGTGGGCTACATCCTGCGCCACCACCCGTCATGGGTGCGGCTGATCGACGAGGCGAAGGCGCTTGGCGGCCCTTACGTCTTCCGACTGAACCTCAACCAGCAGTCAGAGGGCGCGACGTGGGACACCCACAAGGCGCTGATGCAGACGACCTCCCCCATCGTGGACTGCGGCGTGCACTACGTCGACGTGATGTGTCAGATCTGCGGATCGCGGCCCGTGCAGGTCACCGGCATCGGCCTGCGCCTCTCGGACGAAATCCCCGAGGACATGTACAACTACGGCCAGCTTCAGGTCCGGTTCGAGGATGGCTCCGTCGGCTGGTATGAAGCCGGCTGGGGCCCGATGATGTCCGAAACCGCCTTCTTCGTGAAGGACGTGGTCAGCCCCAACGGCGCCGTGTCGATCAAGGACGCCGACAAGGGCGACAGCGATTCCGTCGACGGACACACCCGCGTCGGCGCGCTTCTGGTGCACCGGCCCGGCGACGACAGGCTGATCGACCTGCCCGACGAACCCGGCCACCAGCAGCTTTGCGATGCCGAACAGGCCTTCCTGATCGAGGCCATCCGGAACGACACCGATCTCACCCGCCACATGCAGGAGGCGGTGGACAGCCTTGCGATATGCCTTGCCGCCGACCTCTCCATCCGCACCGGCCAACCCGTCAGACCGGGAGACGTGACATGA